DNA sequence from the Glycine soja cultivar W05 chromosome 18, ASM419377v2, whole genome shotgun sequence genome:
TTCTTTGCTATTAAAGGCTGACGAACCCAGACAATGATCAACACAGGCTTGCAGTATTCCAAAGTCATCTCCGAAGCAATGAATAACGGTCAACAAGAATCAAATACACACAttgttaacaaatttaacaaacaCAACCACACATTTATTGTAAGAGAGACCCATGCCCCACTTCTAACACCCAGACCACAGGGAGGGTTTAGggtcatgttagatgttacaaTCCCAAAATTATCATTGTGATGCATATCATACTAAACACTTACCGTGTTCTCAGGTCATGTTTGTTTGTAAATCTTTCATGATCTCATGAACTATGTGCCGCctacaaaatattttacacttCTACCACAACTCCTTTGGTTTACTACCACACGAATTAATGTGGCAAAAATATGAAAGAGTTCAATGGGGTCCTGACACAGGGAGAAGGAAGAGTGCAAAGCGTCGTTCTATTTCAACTCGTATTCCTACTAAGATAgacgaagaagaaaatgaatgagagagtagaaaaaaaatgtgaaatttgacTGCAACAAGGAcataatagaaataattatCCCAACGTACCTTCATCTTTAGTCTTCCCTTGgacaaatattattataagtattttatttataatgtaatgttcttctataaataaattcttaaacaaaaaaattatcatttttaaaaaaaatttaatgacataaaaaaattatatttagtaaaataataatattaaaagttttaatttttttatgaatgcaaaaataatatttaaaaaattcagatcatttttaaaattaaaatgttaactaaaaaaatgtcttgtataaattaaatattatcaaaCAAAGTCTATTATCAAATGAGtcttgtataaattaaataatgtaagaaataaaaattatattaaataacatcattttcttaaacaaataaaaattattttaataaaaaattatttttaaaatcaattaaaaatattttttatataatataatatttaaaataaaagtaccaaagtttaaatttaaaatatttttaattatttaaactaaaatataaattttaaattaaaaataaaatttaaattaaacaaaatcactGTTTAGAAGTCGGGTGGCAAATCCCGACTTCTTGATGAAGCCTAAAAGTGGTACATTTTGGGATATAAGCTACAAATAGGTGTAGATTGAGAATTTTCTAGGGAGAGAAAGTgtacattgataaaaaaacctACAAAACTCATACATACCTTGTTGTCTATGCCTATAAATTGTGACACCACCAAGTCCTCCATGCAACTCACAACTAGTGTGACCATTTCCTAAAACATAAGCCCAGAAGCATAAatttcacacaaaaaaattcacaacACGGAGGATCATTAAAAGGTGGAGATGCAAAACAAGGCAACAGTTGAAATGCTCTACATGGCACTATTAGGGCAAGAAACAATGGACAATGTGGCCAAACTGCTAGCAAGTGACCTTGAGTGGTGGTTCCATGGCCCTCCTCAATGCCACCACATGATGAAGGTGCTCACAGGGGAAACAGGTCACACCAAGGGCTTCCGGTTCGAGCCGAAGCAAGTCACCGCCATTGGAGACTGCGTGATTGCCGAGGGGTGGGAGGGCAAGGCCTATTGGGTGCACGTTTGGACCCTCAAAAATGGCCTCATAACTCAGTTTAGAGAGTACTTTAACACGTGGCTTGTGGTGAGGGATTTGAGGACACCAAGGAGGGAAGATAGCAAAGATAGCATGACATTGTGGGAAAGCCAGCCTCGTGATCTCTATCACCGGTCACTGCCAGGACTTGTGTTAACCATTTAGCCACAACAACACTTGATGGTTGTGGTTAATTGGAACTTGAATTGGAAGCTAGTTATTAGGGACGTGATGTATAATGTACCTTATAGTGGCCCCTACGGATTAAACATGTTGCTCTACAACATTGGAACTATTATACTGTTCGTACATATTTGGCTTGTGGACCTGGTTGATTGTTCAATAAAATGGTTTTCATCAATTTGAATCAAAAGGCTAAAATTATTGTTTCTTGTTTCTAGCTATGATTATGACACTCGTTAACTGTTTATGcgtttaaaataaatgttatttgactattttaaaataaacgttAGAGATATATAATGTATGTGTTCTGCTATGGATGTGGATGGTGTTGCTAGTTTTACATGTTTTACATGGTTTGTTATTGGAATGCATGGAGCTTGGGTCCAAGTGAGCCCGTCACGTCATTTAGATGTTAATGGCTCTTGGCAATTAATTCCTTGTTATATAATCGCGGTGTTTTCTACGTAGAAGGAATTGGCGTTGTGGCAGCCAAAAATGACAATAAACTAATGCAGTATTCTTTGGTGGATTGGTGTGATGGAGTTTTGGTGTTATGCTAGAAAGgatatctttcattttattagCTTTTTTTGATGTGTTTGCTTTTTATTTGGCTTTGGGAGATCTTGTATCAGGAGGGTTTTCTAATTTGTAACTTTTTGTGTTGGTTGGACTTTAGCATCTTTTATGCTATGGTTCATTCAAGATAATAAACATCAGcaagtaaaaatagaaatattagaTTTTAGAGAgatgcaaattaaaaaaaatactaaaactaaaatttgctcttataaggattaaaaatagttatttcaaatttttgaaaaaaaaagaaaaaaattataagaact
Encoded proteins:
- the LOC114394913 gene encoding senescence associated gene 20-like; this translates as MQNKATVEMLYMALLGQETMDNVAKLLASDLEWWFHGPPQCHHMMKVLTGETGHTKGFRFEPKQVTAIGDCVIAEGWEGKAYWVHVWTLKNGLITQFREYFNTWLVVRDLRTPRREDSKDSMTLWESQPRDLYHRSLPGLVLTI